The Streptomyces collinus DNA segment GTCCCTCGCCTACACGTTCACGCTGAAGATCAAGGAGTCCGCGCAGGACACCAAGGGCGAGGTCAAGGCGTCGTCCGTCTACGACATCGCCCCGAAGTACGACACGAACCGGGCCAACAACACCGCCGTGATCAGCATCGACCTGCCGAGCGACTACGAGCCGGAGCCGAGCCCCTCGGACGGCGCGGACGGTGGCACCGGCGACGGCGGGGACGGCAACGCCCCCGAGGGGCAGGCCGCCGGCGGCACGGGCGCCACGGCCTCACCCTCGGCCACGGCCTCCGACGGCACCTCGGCCGGTGGTTCCACGGGCAGCACGACCGGCAGCACCACCGGCGGCAACCTCGCCGCCACTGGCTCCGACGGCACCCCGCTCCTCGCCGGTGCCGCTGCCGCCGCCGCGGTGATCGGCGGCGGCCTGGTGTTCGCCGTGCGCCGACGCAGCGCCGCCAGGTCCGCCTGACGGCAGGGCCGTCAGAGCACCCCGCCCGCCTCGTCCTGGAACGCGTCCGTCCAGTAGTGACGGACCGTTCCGCCGGCGGTCGCACCCGTCGGGTCCACCGTCGACAGGACCTGGAGCATCGTCATGGCCAGCTGGTCGTAGGTGTCGGTCGTCAGTTCGTGGGACGACTGGGCGTCTATCGCGCGCTCGCGGTGCAGCAGCCAGAGCGTGAAGGCGAGGGTCGACACGTCGGTGTTGAGGGGGTACAGCGTCGCCTCGGGTTCGCTCCAGTTCAGGACCGCGCCCGTCGCGCCGTCGACGACCAGGCTGTTGTCCTCGACCAGGTGGCCGAGGCGGATCAGGCGGTGGGCACCGGCGGGGAGTTCGGCCGGTGCGCCGGTGTCGGAGTAGTACTCGGCGAGCGTCGCCAGGGGGACGTCCGTGTCCAGGGAGAAGACGTGGGCGTCCTCCGGCAGGCCCACCTCGCGCAGGAAGCGGCGGGTCGGTTCGTGCGTGAGGGTCGCGGGGAAGTCGACGTCCTCGAAGCGCGCGACCTTGCCGGGGCCGAACTCCTGGTCCAGGAGGCGGTGCGGGAGGTCCAGGGAGAGGCCGGACACGCCGCCCCGGCCCGCCACCAGGGACAGGGGGCGGATCAGTGCCGCCATCTTCCAGAACGGGGCCGGTTCGCCGTCCGCGCCGTCCCGGAACACCGCCAGCAGGTGCTGGGACGCCGCCGCCACCGCCTTGGGGCCGAAGCGGCCCGCATAGGAGGCGAACTGGCCGCGCAGGCCCGCCAGTTCGTCCGTGGCCTCCGCGAAGCGGACCAGCGTCCGCAGCGAGGGGGCCAGGGGGCGGCGGTCCATCAGGTCGGGGCGGTCGTGCAGGACGTACGTCGTCGAGATCTCGCCCGTCGCGCCGTCGAGCAGGACCGACTCCGTCTCCAGGCCGGCGGGGCCCAGCAGTCCGCCGATGACCAGCTGCTCGCGCAGCTCCGCCGAAAGGCGGTCGTCCGGGTCGCCCGTGGAGTCGGCGACCGTGCGCAGGCCCTCGCGGCTCAGCTCCGCGAAGCTCAATACGCCGCTGTCGCCGGGCAGTCCGGGGCCGGTCAGCCAGTGCCGCGTGGACGCGTGCGTCACCCACGGGTCCAGCTCGGACTCTGTCAGGGTGATCACCGCGGAACCGGCGTCGGTCGTACTCATGGGCTCCCCCGCATGTGCTTGCTCACCGTCCCCTGGCGGAGCACGGCAGACCGCCCGGCGAAGCCCGGCAGCCGTTCCCCACTGCTCAGAACAGTACGCCCCACCACTGACAACGCCCCGGAACAGCGACGCGCGCCCGGCGACCACGCCGCGTCACCTCACAAGACGCTCGGAGCACCCCCGCGCGTTCCCTTTCCGCGGAATCCCCTCAGCCCCGTTCGGTGACCACCGCGGCCTGGGGGCGGATCGGGAGCCGGTTCACAGGGCGGCCCGTGGCAGCCCGCACGGCGGACGCCACGGCCGCCGGGGACGTCACCACCGGCACCGCGCTGACCGCCTTGGCCCCGAAGGGGGCGACCACGTCCCGTTCCTCCACCAGCCGGACGATGCGGATGTCGGGCGCGTCGAGGGCGGTCGGGAGGGCGTAACCGGTCAGGTCGGGGTGGCGGACGATGCCGCGCGGCGTGCGGAGGTTCTCCGTGAGGGCGATGCCCACGCCCTGGGTCACACCCGCCTCGATCCTGGCCGTCAGCTGGGCGGGGTTCAGGACCCGGCCCACGTCCTGGGCGACGGCCAGTTCGACGACCCGTACGGAACCGATCTCGATGTCGACGTCCACCACCGCGCGGACCGCGCAGAAGGCCAGGCCCACGAAGGCGTCGCCCTGCCCGGCCTCGTTCAGCGGCTCGGTCGGGTGCGGGCGGCACTGGGCGGTGGCCCACAGCTCCTTGCCGTCCAGCGCCTCGGTGACGGTCGTCGAGAGGACCCCGTCATACGACGTGATCTTGCCGTCGGTGATCTGGAGCAGCTCCGTCGACATGCCGAACTTGTGGGCGAGCGGCTGGAGGAGCTGGGTGCGGACCATCTTGGCCGCGCGCTCCACCGCCCCGCCCGACACCCAGGTGTGCCGGCCGCGGCAGCCCGCGCCCGCCTGGGGCTGGTCGGTGTCGACCGGCGCCACGTGCACCTCGTCCACGCCGAGCGTCTCCTGGACGATCTGCCGGGCCAGGGTCGTGAAGCCCTGGCCGGTCTCGACGGCCGCGCACAGGACCGTGGCGACGCCGTCGTGGACCTTCACGGTCGCCGTGGAGACCTCGTCCGCGCCCTCCGCGCCGAGCATGTGCACCATGCCCACGCCGTAGCCGACGCCCCGGCGCACCGCGCCCGGTTCGCCCGCGCCCTCGGGGCCGCCGGGCAGCAGCCACTCGTCCTCGGGGGCGTCCTTGGGCAGCGCCGGCAGCGGGAAGTCCCGTACGGCCTGGAGGAGTTCGGCGACCGGGGCCGGGCAGGTCACGGTCTGGCCGGTCGGCAGCACGTCGCCGGTGGCCAGGGCGTTGCGCAGCCGCACTTCCGCCGGGTCGAGGCCGAGCTTCTTGGCGATCTTGTCCATCTGCGCCTCGTAGGCGGCGCAGACCTGCATGGCGCCTTCGCCGCGTACGTGGCCGGACGGGGGGTTGTTGGTACGTACGGCCCAGCCCTCGATGAAGGCGTTCGGGACGACGTAGGGGCCGCAGGCGAACGCGACGGCGGCGGCCAGGGCCTCGGAGGAGGTGTCGGCGTAGGCCCCCGCGTCGAGGAGGATCTGCGCCTCGACCTTGACGAGTCTGCCCTCGGCGTCGGCGTGGTGGCGGTAGCGCAGCAGGGTGGGGTGCCGGTGGACGTGGCCGAGGAAGGACTCCTCGCGCGTGGCGGTGAGCTTCACCGGGCAGCCGGTGCGCAGCGCGAGCAGGCCGAGCGGGAGCTGGAAGCCCTGGTCCTCGCGGTCGGCGGTGGCGCCGGGGACGCCGGTCACGACGACCTTGACGCGCTCGGGTTCCAGGCCGAACGCGGCGGCGGCCGCGTCGCGGTCGGCGTGCGGGTCGGTGGAGGCGAGGTACAGCTCCACCCCGCCGTCCGGGCGCGGTACGGCCAGGCCGGCCTCGGCGCCGATGGGCGCGGGGTCCTGGCGGCCGATGCGGTACAGGCCCTCGACGACGATCTCGCCGGCCGCCTCCGGGTCGCCGTGGTGCAGCGGGATGTGCCGGATCAGGTTGCCGTCGGGGTGCAGCGGCTCCGCTTCGAAGGCCTGCTCCGGATCGGTCACCGGGTCGAGCACCTCGTACTCGACGATGACGGCGGCGGCGGCCATGCGCGCGGTGTCCGGGTGGTCGGCGGCGACGGCGGCGATGGGCTCGCCGTGGTGGCGCACGATCTCCGAGGCGAAGACCGGGCGGTCGGCCGTGCCGCGGCCGTGCAGCGGTCTGCCGGGGATGTCCTCGTGGGTGACGACGGCGCGGACGCCGGGCATCTCGCGCGCGTGGGTGGTGTCGACCGACAGGATGCGCGCGTGCGGGTGCGGGGAGCGCAGCACGGCCGCCCACAGCAGGCCCTCGGCCCACAGGTCGGCGGCGTACGGGAAGGTGCCCTCCGTCTTGGCACGGGCGTCGGCGGGCGGGAGCGAGGCGCCGATGCCGTGCGGAAGCGGTTCGGGGGCGGGGGCGGCCTCCGCGGCCTGTGCGGCCTGGGCGGTGGCTGCTTCGTTGCTCACGCGGGGCCTCCGTCCTGGCCGTAGGGCTGGTCGTGCGGTGCCGGGGAGTGCGGTTCTGGAGAGTGCGGTTGCGGGGTGCGCGGTTCCGGGGGCGCTCCGAAGGCCGACGCGTTCACGCCACCGGCGCCCGGGCCCGCCTGGTGCGGGATGCGGGCCTCGTCGGTGTCGCCGTCGGCGGGCGCGGAGTGGGTCTCGCGCTCGGCGACGACCTCCTTGACGGCGTCCACCACGCCCCGGTAGCCGGAGCAGCGGCACAGGTTGCCGCACAGCGCCTGGCGGGTCTCCAGCTCGGTGGGCGCCGGGTTGCCCTCCAGGAGGTCGTGCACGGTCATCGCCATGCCCGGGATGCAGAAGCCGCACTGCACGGCGCCGCAGCGCGCGAGCGCCCGCTGCACGTCCGACGGCTGTCCGTCCTCGGCCAGGCCCTCGACGGTGCGGACCTCGCTGCCGGCCGCGGTCACGGCCGGGACCAGGCAGGACGCCACGAGCCGTCCGTCGACCTGGACGTTGCACGCACCGCACTCGCCCTGCGAGCAGCCGTCCTTGGCGCCCGCGAGTCCGAGCCGCTCGCGCAGCACGTACAGCAGGGACTCGCCGATCCACGCGTCGGCGACGGGGCGTTCGGTGCCGTTGACGCTCAGGACGTAGGAGGCGAGGGGGTGTTCCTCCTGGGGCGCGGCGGGCGATACGTCGTGGGGGGCGGCGCCGGCCGGCTCGGCCACCGTCCCGGCAGCCTGGGTCTCGTCCGGGGCCGGGTCGTCCTGGCTCTCGCCGTCGGCGGTCTCCGGGCCGGTGTCGCCGTCGGCGTCCGCGGAGGCCGGGAGGGCCCCGGCAGCGGGCTCGGAGGGGTCGTCGGCGGCCTCTGGGGCCCCGGAGGCGTCCTCGGCGTCCTCGGAGGGCTCACCGGGGCCGGGAGCGGGCTGTGAGGCTTCCTGGGCGTCCTGCGGGGGCGCGGGGGCTTCCGGGTGTGCCTCGGGCGCGGGTTCCCCGGGGAACCCGCCGGGGGCACCGGGAAACCGCTGCCCGAAAGCGTGACCGTCGGGGGCGGATGCCTCCGGTCCGTGCTCGGGGAAGTCGGAGGGCTCGAACCCGTGGCCGGCCCCGTGGTCGGTCCCGACCGTCCCGACGTCGGTCCCGTGGTCGGTCCCGTGGTCGGCGAAACGGGACGGCTCAGGCGCGTGGCCGGCCGCTGCCCCAGGCTCCTCCGGCGCGTACTCCGACGGCTGAGGCGCGTGATCCGTGCCGGGCGGCTCCGGCGCGTGGCCGGCGACCGCAGGCGGCTCGGGCGCGTGGCCGACCTCGCCCGGCCGGTGCGCGGGGCCGGTGTCCTCGTGGGCTCCCGGCGCGTGGGCGTCGTGCGGGTGTCCGGGTCCGGCCTCGCCCGGGCCCTCCTCCCGCGGCAGCGGCCCGGCGGCCTGCTGCTCCGGTGCGTATCCGGAGGCCGGTCCGGCGTCGCCCTGCCGCCCGTGGTCCTGCTGCCCGTGGTCCTGCTCGTGACCGTGCTCGTGGGGGTAGCCCGGGTGGGCCTCCTCCTGCCCGGCCATGTCCTGCGATTCCTGCCCCCACGGCCGGCCCGCGGCCTGGGTCGCCCAGGGCGCGGGCGCGCCGCCGGGCAGCGTGGCCGGCGGGGTGCCGCCCCACTGCTCGACCAGCGAGGACGTGGTGAACTCGCCCGACTCGTCCGGAAGGTCGCCCCCGGCGACGGGGATGGACCACTGCCCGGTCACGTCATGGCCGGGCGCGGCACCTGCCGCCGCGGTCTCCTCGAAGTTCCACTGCCCGGTCGCCCCGGGGTTGTACGTGAACCGGTCGTCGCCGCCGTGCTGCGGCGCCGTCGCGCCGGAGCCGTAGGGCGTCCCGGGGTCGTACGGCGCGTCGGGGCCGCCGTACGGCTGTTCGGGCACGTCGTGGCCCTGCTGCTGGTGCGCGCCGTGCTCGTGTCCGTGCTGCGGGTGCCCGGCGTTCGGGTCGTGCCACTGCGGCCCGTCGACCGGTGGGCCCGGTACGGGCCACGCGCCCGTGGCGGCCGGGTCGGTTCCGGCCGTGGAGGCCGGGTTGACCGTTATCTGCGGCGGTACGTAGCCATGGCCGGGCGCGGCCAGCGGGCTGTCGGCGGCCAGCAGGGCGTCGACGCCCCCCTCGGGGAGTTCGACGAAGGCGGTGGCGCCGTCGTCGTACTCGCCCTGGGGCAGCGGGTCCCAGCGGCTGCCGCCCCGGGGCGTGCCCTCTCCGTGCTGGTCGTCGGTCACGACAGCGCCCTCCCCAGTGCTCGTCGGGCCAGCGCGGCGACGGTGCGCCGCAGGTGCAGTACGGCGGGCGGAAGCTGCGCGACCGAGCCGTCCTCGGCCGGCGCCGCGTCGGGGATGCAGGCCGCGGCGACGTACTCCCCGAAGGCGTTCAGCGCCTCCGGGACGAGCGCCCGGTTGTTGTCCCAGTCGATGAGGCCGGCCACCCACTGCTCGGCCTCCAGGGGCCGCAGCGCCATCGGCGCTATGGCGCCCACCGCGCAGCGCACACCCCGGCGCGCGGGGTCCAGGACCAGGGCCACCGACGCCACCGCCCGCCCCGGGCCGGTCCGGCCGGTCGCCTTCAGGAAGACCTGCGGAGCGTGCAGCAGCGGCACGCGCACGTAGCCGATGAGTTCGCCGGCGCGCAGCATGTCCATCCCGGCCAGCAGGTGCGAGACCGGGATCTCCCGGCGGGCTCCGCCCGGGCCCGCGATGATCAGGGTCGCTTCCAGGGCCGCCAGCACCGGCAGCGCGTCCCCGGTGGGGGCGGCCGAGGCGATGTTGCCGCCCAGGGTGCCCGCGTTGCGGATGTGCGGCGGGCCGGCGGCGCGCGCGGCGGCGGCGAGCGCCGGGATCAGGGCCGCGAAGTCGGGGCGGCCCATGCGCGCGTGCGTGAGGCCCGCGCCGAGCAGCGCGTGACCGTCCAGGTACTGCCAGCCGCGGATCTCGCTGATCCGGCCCAGTCCCACCAGCGCGGCGGGCCTGAGCTGCCCGGAGTTGACGGAGGCCATCAGGTCGGTGCCGCCCGCGACGGGCACGGCGGCGGGCATGGCGGTGAGCGCCGCGACGGCCTCGTCCAGCGTCGTGGGCAGCGTGACGGCCTGCCCCGCCTGCGGTGCGTGCGTGGTCAAACCGGCTGCCCCTTCCCGCTGCCCCACCTGGTCCCACCTGTGCTGCCGTACGGTACGTGCTGACAGGGCGGACGTGGCAACTCTGGCACATCTTGGCGAGAGCCGAAGACACGGGTCCGCTAGGAGGCATTCGCCCACCTCACCGGCGAGATGGTCCGTTTTCGCACAGGTTCCCCAGTGCATGCCGATTGGCACTTTCGGTGACCCTTGTGCGCTTTTTCCGTGGCCTGTTCGAGCTGTTCGGTCGCGACGGACGGCAGGA contains these protein-coding regions:
- a CDS encoding SUKH-4 family immunity protein, with the protein product MSTTDAGSAVITLTESELDPWVTHASTRHWLTGPGLPGDSGVLSFAELSREGLRTVADSTGDPDDRLSAELREQLVIGGLLGPAGLETESVLLDGATGEISTTYVLHDRPDLMDRRPLAPSLRTLVRFAEATDELAGLRGQFASYAGRFGPKAVAAASQHLLAVFRDGADGEPAPFWKMAALIRPLSLVAGRGGVSGLSLDLPHRLLDQEFGPGKVARFEDVDFPATLTHEPTRRFLREVGLPEDAHVFSLDTDVPLATLAEYYSDTGAPAELPAGAHRLIRLGHLVEDNSLVVDGATGAVLNWSEPEATLYPLNTDVSTLAFTLWLLHRERAIDAQSSHELTTDTYDQLAMTMLQVLSTVDPTGATAGGTVRHYWTDAFQDEAGGVL
- a CDS encoding xanthine dehydrogenase family protein molybdopterin-binding subunit, with the translated sequence MSNEAATAQAAQAAEAAPAPEPLPHGIGASLPPADARAKTEGTFPYAADLWAEGLLWAAVLRSPHPHARILSVDTTHAREMPGVRAVVTHEDIPGRPLHGRGTADRPVFASEIVRHHGEPIAAVAADHPDTARMAAAAVIVEYEVLDPVTDPEQAFEAEPLHPDGNLIRHIPLHHGDPEAAGEIVVEGLYRIGRQDPAPIGAEAGLAVPRPDGGVELYLASTDPHADRDAAAAAFGLEPERVKVVVTGVPGATADREDQGFQLPLGLLALRTGCPVKLTATREESFLGHVHRHPTLLRYRHHADAEGRLVKVEAQILLDAGAYADTSSEALAAAVAFACGPYVVPNAFIEGWAVRTNNPPSGHVRGEGAMQVCAAYEAQMDKIAKKLGLDPAEVRLRNALATGDVLPTGQTVTCPAPVAELLQAVRDFPLPALPKDAPEDEWLLPGGPEGAGEPGAVRRGVGYGVGMVHMLGAEGADEVSTATVKVHDGVATVLCAAVETGQGFTTLARQIVQETLGVDEVHVAPVDTDQPQAGAGCRGRHTWVSGGAVERAAKMVRTQLLQPLAHKFGMSTELLQITDGKITSYDGVLSTTVTEALDGKELWATAQCRPHPTEPLNEAGQGDAFVGLAFCAVRAVVDVDIEIGSVRVVELAVAQDVGRVLNPAQLTARIEAGVTQGVGIALTENLRTPRGIVRHPDLTGYALPTALDAPDIRIVRLVEERDVVAPFGAKAVSAVPVVTSPAAVASAVRAATGRPVNRLPIRPQAAVVTERG
- a CDS encoding 2Fe-2S iron-sulfur cluster-binding protein; protein product: MTDDQHGEGTPRGGSRWDPLPQGEYDDGATAFVELPEGGVDALLAADSPLAAPGHGYVPPQITVNPASTAGTDPAATGAWPVPGPPVDGPQWHDPNAGHPQHGHEHGAHQQQGHDVPEQPYGGPDAPYDPGTPYGSGATAPQHGGDDRFTYNPGATGQWNFEETAAAGAAPGHDVTGQWSIPVAGGDLPDESGEFTTSSLVEQWGGTPPATLPGGAPAPWATQAAGRPWGQESQDMAGQEEAHPGYPHEHGHEQDHGQQDHGRQGDAGPASGYAPEQQAAGPLPREEGPGEAGPGHPHDAHAPGAHEDTGPAHRPGEVGHAPEPPAVAGHAPEPPGTDHAPQPSEYAPEEPGAAAGHAPEPSRFADHGTDHGTDVGTVGTDHGAGHGFEPSDFPEHGPEASAPDGHAFGQRFPGAPGGFPGEPAPEAHPEAPAPPQDAQEASQPAPGPGEPSEDAEDASGAPEAADDPSEPAAGALPASADADGDTGPETADGESQDDPAPDETQAAGTVAEPAGAAPHDVSPAAPQEEHPLASYVLSVNGTERPVADAWIGESLLYVLRERLGLAGAKDGCSQGECGACNVQVDGRLVASCLVPAVTAAGSEVRTVEGLAEDGQPSDVQRALARCGAVQCGFCIPGMAMTVHDLLEGNPAPTELETRQALCGNLCRCSGYRGVVDAVKEVVAERETHSAPADGDTDEARIPHQAGPGAGGVNASAFGAPPEPRTPQPHSPEPHSPAPHDQPYGQDGGPA
- a CDS encoding FAD binding domain-containing protein, whose protein sequence is MTTHAPQAGQAVTLPTTLDEAVAALTAMPAAVPVAGGTDLMASVNSGQLRPAALVGLGRISEIRGWQYLDGHALLGAGLTHARMGRPDFAALIPALAAAARAAGPPHIRNAGTLGGNIASAAPTGDALPVLAALEATLIIAGPGGARREIPVSHLLAGMDMLRAGELIGYVRVPLLHAPQVFLKATGRTGPGRAVASVALVLDPARRGVRCAVGAIAPMALRPLEAEQWVAGLIDWDNNRALVPEALNAFGEYVAAACIPDAAPAEDGSVAQLPPAVLHLRRTVAALARRALGRALS